A stretch of Rhizobium sp. TH2 DNA encodes these proteins:
- a CDS encoding DUF3572 domain-containing protein, with translation MRDKIPMRGLTPSGEEAEELAIKVLGWLTQDPDMMSRFLALSGIEAGSIRQAAQEPGFFAGLTDFLMNHEPTLMTFCEQNAVKAEFVAACHHKLNGPGDDAWM, from the coding sequence ATGCGCGACAAAATCCCGATGAGGGGCCTGACGCCGAGCGGCGAAGAGGCCGAGGAACTGGCCATCAAGGTTCTTGGCTGGCTGACCCAGGACCCTGACATGATGAGCCGCTTCCTGGCGCTTTCCGGCATCGAGGCCGGATCGATCCGGCAGGCGGCGCAGGAGCCGGGCTTCTTCGCCGGCCTGACCGACTTCCTGATGAACCACGAGCCGACCCTGATGACTTTCTGCGAGCAGAACGCTGTGAAGGCGGAATTCGTTGCCGCCTGCCACCACAAGCTCAACGGTCCGGGAGACGACGCGTGGATGTGA
- a CDS encoding PleD family two-component system response regulator yields MTARILVVDDIPANVKLLEARLLAEYFDVLTAENGYECLDICSKVSVDVILLDIMMPGMDGFEVCEKLKSNPKTAHIPVVMVTALDQPADRVRGLRAGADDFLTKPVNDMQLMARVKSLVRLKMLSDELKLRAETARSIGLEDHLARAVQAEEVASILLVDGRANSQERIARALRPIADITAMNDPQAAIFEAAEGHFDLIIVNSNFDDYDALRLCSQLRSLERSRFIPVLLVVDQGGESMVVRALELGVNDYILRPVDPNELLVRCLTQLKRKRYNDRLRDSVQQTIELAVTDGLTGLNNRRYLDKHLKLLFDRAIARGRPLSICITDIDRFKSVNDTYGHDAGDEVLKEFAARIRSTVRGADLACRFGGEEFVVIMPDTLPETAAAIAERLRHVVESQPFQLRQNGTALTITASLGFSSTIGGAESAEQLLKQADRALYEAKHGGRNRVVAAAA; encoded by the coding sequence ATGACCGCGCGTATTCTAGTCGTTGACGATATTCCAGCCAATGTGAAGCTTCTGGAAGCAAGGCTTTTGGCCGAGTATTTCGACGTTCTCACCGCCGAGAACGGCTATGAATGCCTCGATATCTGCAGCAAGGTCTCCGTCGATGTGATCCTGCTCGATATCATGATGCCCGGCATGGATGGTTTCGAGGTCTGCGAGAAGCTGAAGTCCAATCCGAAGACCGCGCATATCCCGGTCGTGATGGTCACCGCGCTCGACCAGCCCGCCGACCGCGTGCGTGGGCTCAGGGCAGGGGCCGACGATTTCCTCACCAAGCCGGTCAACGACATGCAGCTCATGGCGCGCGTGAAAAGCCTCGTGCGGCTCAAGATGCTGTCGGATGAACTCAAGCTGCGTGCCGAGACCGCCCGTTCGATCGGGCTGGAAGATCACCTTGCCCGCGCCGTACAGGCAGAGGAAGTCGCCAGCATCCTGCTCGTCGATGGCCGTGCCAATTCGCAAGAGCGCATCGCACGCGCTCTGAGGCCGATTGCCGACATCACCGCGATGAACGATCCGCAGGCCGCGATCTTCGAGGCTGCCGAGGGTCATTTCGACCTCATCATCGTCAATTCCAACTTCGACGACTACGATGCGCTGCGGCTCTGCTCGCAGCTACGATCGCTCGAGCGCTCCCGTTTCATCCCGGTCCTGCTGGTGGTCGATCAGGGCGGCGAGAGCATGGTGGTGCGGGCGCTGGAACTCGGCGTCAACGATTACATCCTCCGTCCTGTCGACCCCAACGAACTGCTGGTGCGCTGCCTGACCCAGCTCAAGCGCAAGCGCTATAACGATCGCCTGCGCGACAGCGTGCAGCAGACGATCGAACTTGCAGTGACAGACGGGCTGACCGGCCTGAACAACCGCCGCTATCTCGACAAGCACCTGAAGCTGCTTTTCGATCGCGCGATCGCGCGCGGCCGTCCGCTCTCGATCTGCATCACCGATATCGATCGCTTCAAATCAGTCAACGACACCTACGGTCACGATGCCGGCGACGAGGTGTTGAAGGAATTCGCCGCCCGCATCCGTTCCACCGTGCGCGGCGCCGATCTCGCCTGCCGCTTCGGCGGCGAGGAATTCGTGGTCATCATGCCCGACACATTGCCGGAAACGGCTGCGGCAATCGCCGAACGCCTGCGGCATGTCGTGGAATCACAACCCTTCCAGCTCCGGCAGAACGGCACGGCGCTCACCATTACAGCATCGCTGGGTTTTTCCTCGACTATCGGTGGCGCCGAATCAGCGGAACAATTGCTCAAGCAGGCCGATCGTGCGCTCTACGAAGCCAAGCATGGCGGCCGCAATCGGGTTGTGGCGGCGGCTGCTTAG
- a CDS encoding response regulator yields MPKQVMIVEDNELNMKLFRDLIEASGYRTIQTRNGMEALDLARKHRPDLILMDIQLPEVSGLEVTKWLKEDDDLHVIPVIAVTAFAMKGDEERIRQGGCEAYVSKPISVPKFLQTIKTYLGDA; encoded by the coding sequence ATGCCAAAACAGGTTATGATTGTCGAAGACAATGAGCTCAACATGAAGCTCTTCCGTGACCTGATCGAGGCGTCCGGTTACAGGACGATCCAGACCCGGAACGGGATGGAAGCGCTCGATCTGGCACGCAAGCATCGTCCCGATCTCATCCTCATGGATATTCAGCTGCCCGAAGTTTCGGGCCTGGAAGTCACCAAATGGCTGAAGGAGGATGACGACCTGCATGTCATCCCGGTCATCGCGGTGACGGCCTTTGCCATGAAGGGCGACGAGGAGCGCATCCGCCAGGGCGGCTGCGAGGCCTATGTTTCCAAACCCATCTCGGTTCCGAAGTTCCTGCAGACCATCAAGACGTATCTTGGCGACGCCTGA